One Portunus trituberculatus isolate SZX2019 chromosome 43, ASM1759143v1, whole genome shotgun sequence DNA segment encodes these proteins:
- the LOC123517934 gene encoding uncharacterized protein LOC123517934, producing the protein MSSIYPDPETIGRCYAIKRIVERAFGLICLHMSRLNDRTIREYCKDEEIPRFIVNFFDDVERELIHTSGFLEFEMKLSFKFLKTCCGLKGPRDKCWNPNLGSAEEKDTFEYLIAYCWDIYVHILSETQTMPDEIVDDHLDKVLKALLLLIEKVEREREVTMIALKSDISKLFEKTLDSCDICSCFQHMYIILSEHLVHQIFVMVYNHLNQLHGMSLSKFLNRKKMNLVPRTGFSNEQEFLKRNPSPEKMPVRILYQVIKRVCFHYEKRRITPKEELLQILHEIKEEYKTPVRNEKECVDKCYRLFRMLEDAFDKLCRKTGKKMEVIIGKVATKTLAAEHIQKPCELPDLSISIKSDSPLESSASSTTSFRVHRSPSTNNSGLTIEEVNVCVLHKVIRPGGLASRTLAMIFKALGGEFAKIKDNGKVMRNWFKDDEKKFIEENLNDDLTSLAQKISQKDITLLCKLLRYGSSLLSAEECDWSLKSNNKYTIEYNITVIKNVRNTFAHEVISINTKDLDKKLDILRESLHTIIEKAKTLLEYHNCDMISELEKYQTIMESELQEIYKISQHLSVNNVWKELIKMRDEVIETAQQELMQPHLYGESIQNMSPITGSTDSRLNALTMEKVFMERQLEDKNDINAGIKGTYKLEDILFSHDSILDSYRVFIIHAKPGDGKTSICKYLFHLWSQDIAASSHKGVELLFYIPCRYVTIKSLSAYLKGKLPKAFGNTKNEDIIPILQEPQVLFVMDGYDEAGEEAKCLINEILTSLPDSRMIITTKTQWAPKIIEKVKTVTFDYKVLRVAEMTKEMERQCVKKLFNAMKQDTEDCNDFLRNLDEMKENLNILTHVPLTLTLLALLWIEEPKRTKKIRTLAELFQKLTALIIKRVAAQLHMDDTFNLHDWMIKLGEIAWNNLKNKKHHLGEQDLIYLNRVASKLDLGKEGYNHMMSSLLYCEIHENLLNDIEKKWTFTVTSQQEYFVAEYAVDELCHEKKSLKSILELSEKVDEKYKKQLQRLIPVIELICGLLAFYDKITDNIKEITEIMSIKESWSFISLDNMFRYLIGESPQVKHVVKSMFKNEKLGTIDNCDPQSILWVLNNTSLDVEEEVTVCSTVDDLWKLSPYWTIYGLDHAR; encoded by the coding sequence ATGTCTTCAATATATCCAGATCCAGAAACGATTGGGCGCTGCTATGCTATTAAACGTATAGTTGAACGTGCCTTTGGTCTCATTTGCTTACACATGTCAAGGTTGAATGACAGAACTATTAGGGAATACTGTAAGGATGAAGAAATTCCGAGATTTATTGTAAATTTTTTCGATGATGTTGAAAGGGAATTGATTCATACCTCTGGTTTTTTAGAATTTGAAATGAAGCTAAGTTTTAAGTTTTTGAAAACATGTTGTGGCCTTAAGGGCCCTAGAGATAAATGCTGGAATCCTAATTTAGGGTCTGCTGAAGAAAAGGACACATTTGAATACCTCATTGCTTACTGCTGGGATATATATGTTCATATTTTGAGTGAAACACAAACAATGCCAGATGAGATTGTTGATGATCACCTGGACAAGGTTTTGAAGGCTCTTTTATTACTTATAgaaaaggttgagagagagagagaagtaactaTGATAGCTTTGAAATCAGATATAAGCAAACTTTTTGAAAAAACGTTAGATTCTTGTGATATTTGTTCTTGCTTCCAGCATATGTATATCATCCTCAGTGAACATTTGGTGCATCAGATATTTGTCATGGTGTATAATCACTTAAACCAACTACATGGGATGTCACTAAGTAAATttttgaatagaaaaaagatgaatCTGGTTCCTCGGACAGGTTTTTCAAATGAACAAGAGTTTCTAAAGAGAAATCCATCCCCAGAAAAGATGCCTGTCAGGATATTGTATCAGGTGATAAAGCGTGTATGTTTCCACTATGAGAAACGGAGAATTACCCCTAAAGAAGAACTGCTTCAAATTTTGcatgaaattaaagaagaatacaAAACTCCTGTAAGGAACGAAAAAGAATGTGTAGACAAATGCTACAGACTTTTTAGAATGCTTGAGGATGCTTTTGATAAGTTATGTCGGAAGACTGGTAAAAAAATGGAAGTGATCATTGGAAAAGTGGCCACAAAAACATTGGCAGCAGAGCACATTCAAAAGCCATGTGAACTTCCAGACTTATCAATATCCATTAAGTCTGACTCACCTCTAGAGTCATCAGCCTCCAGCACCACTTCCTTCAGAGTACATAGAAGTCCCAGCACCAATAATAGTGGGCTGAccattgaagaagttaatgttTGTGTGCTGCATAAGGTGATACGTCCAGGAGGTTTGGCTTCTCGAACCCTGGCTATGATCTTTAAAGCACTTGGTGGAGAGTttgcaaaaataaaagataacggAAAAGTTATGAGGAACTGGTtcaaagatgatgaaaagaagtttATAGAAGAAAACTTGAATGATGATCTCACTTCTTTAGCTCAAAAAATATCCCAGAAAGACATAACCTTGCTTTGTAAGCTACTTAGATATGGTTCCTCATTACTGTCAGCAGAAGAATGTGATTGGTCCCTcaaaagtaataataagtaTACAATAGAATATAACATCACTGTCATCAAAAATGTGAGAAATACATTTGCTCATGAAGTTATCTCCATCAATACTAAAGATTTGGATAAAAAATTAGATATTCTCAGAGAGTCCTTGCATACAATTATTGAAAAGGCTAAAACACTGTTGGAATATCACAATTGTGATATGATATCAGAGCTTGAAAAATATCAAACAATAATGGAAAGTGAATTGCAGGAGATTTATAAAATTTCGCAACATCTGTCTGTCAATAACGTGTGGAAAGAGTTGATTAAAATGAGAGATGAGGTGATAGAAACTGCCCAGCAGGAGTTGATGCAGCCACACCTGTACGGAGAGAGCATACAGAACATGTCCCCCATCACTGGCAGCACTGACTCTCGCCTCAATGCCCTCACAATGGAAAAAGTGTTTATGGAACGTCAGTTGGAGGATAAGAATGATATAAATGCTGGAATTAAGGGCACTTACAAGTTGGAGGATATCTTATTCTCTCATGATAGTATACTTGATTCATATAGAGTTTTTATAATCCATGCAAAACCTGGAGATGGAAAAACATCCATTTGTAAGTATCTATTTCATCTTTGGTCTCAGGATATTGCAGCATCCTCTCACAAGGGTGTGGAACTCCTATTCTACATACCTTGTAGATATGTCACAATTAAAAGCCTGTCTGCATATCTGAAGGGCAAACTCCCTAAAGCATTTGGAAACACTAAAAATGAGGATATAATTCCTATCCTACAGGAACCCCAAGTCCTCTTTGTAATGGATGGCTATGATGAAGCTGGAGAGGAAGCCAAGTGCCTCATTAATGAGATTCTTACCTCCCTGCCTGATAGTAGGATGATAATCACAACCAAGACTCAGTGGGCTCCCAAAATCatagaaaaagtgaaaacagTGACCTTCGATTACAAAGTCTTGAGGGTTGCTGAAATGACTAAAGAGATGGAAAGGCAGTGTGTCAAGAAATTATTCAATGCCATGAAGCAGGATACTGAGGATTGCAATGATTTTTTGAGGAACcttgatgaaatgaaagaaaatttgaatatTTTAACTCATGTGCCCCTTACTTTAACTCTTTTAGCCCTCCTCTGGATTGAAGAACCTAAGAGGACAAAAAAGATAAGAACATTAGCAGAACTGTTCCAAAAATTGACAGCCTTGATAATTAAAAGAGTCGCTGCACAGCTTCACATGGATGATACTTTTAACCTTCATGATTGGATGATAAAGCTGGGAGAGATAGCTTGGAACAATCTCAAGAACAAGAAACATCATCTTGGTGAACAAGACCTGATATATTTGAACAGGGTAGCAAGTAAACTAGATCTGGGTAAAGAGGGCTACAACCACATGATGTCCAGTCTCCTGTACTGTGAGATCCATGAGAATCTGcttaatgatattgaaaaaaaatggacattTACAGTTACCAGCCAGCAAGAATATTTTGTTGCTGAATATGCAGTTGATGAGCtctgtcatgaaaaaaaatctctcaaAAGTATTCTTGAACTCTCAGAAAAAgttgatgaaaaatataagaaacaactGCAAAGGTTGATTCCAGTCATAGAATTAATTTGTGGGCTCCTTGCTTTCTATGATAAGATAACAGACAACATAAAAGAGATAACagaaataatgtcaataaaagaatCATGGTCTTTCATTTCACTGGATAATATGTTTAGATACTTGATAGGAGAAAGTCCTCAAGTAAAGCATGTGGTAAAAAGTATGTTCAAAAATGAGAAGCTGGGCACTATTGACAATTGTGACCCTCAGAGCATTCTTTGGGTGCTAAACAACACATCTCTAGACGTTGAGGAGGAAGTGACAGTGTGCAGTACTGTTGATGATTTGTGGAAACTGAGCCCATACTGGACTATTTACGGTCTAGATCATGCAAGATAA
- the LOC123517935 gene encoding protein YIPF6-like produces MADVESSKVEMPDFVDPGGYGEVSGQMAMPGAVGKTEAEEYNTLDEPVKETIMRDLRAVGTKFYHVLYPREKKALLKEWDLWGPLILCTFIAMMVQGTQDADKQDGGPEFAQVFVIVWLGAAVVTMNTKLLGGTISFFQSVCVLGYCLLPSCLSLILCRLILIAHQNRILFLLRFIVTCIGFAWATFAAMVFLGDSQPSSRKTLAVYPIFLFYFIISWLIISHSNV; encoded by the exons ATGGCTGACGTGGAGAGCTCGAAGGTGGAG ATGCCGGATTTTGTAGATCCGGGGGGATATGGGGAGGTGTCCGGGCAGATGGCAATGCCGGGTGCAGTTGGCAAGACTGAGGCTGAGGAGTACAACACACTTGATGAACCTGTTAAAGAAACTATT ATGAGGGATTTAAGAGCAGTTGGCACCAAGTTCTACCACGTCCTGTacccaagagagaaaaaagcccTCCTGAAGGAGT GGGACCTCTGGGGACCACTAATACTGTGCACATTCATTGCCAT GATGGTACAAGGGACACAGGACGCTGATAAGCAAGATGGAGGGCCAGAATTTGCACAGGTGTTTGTCATTGTGTGGCTTGGTGCTGCTGTGGTCACCATGAACACCAAACTGTTGGGAGGCACCAT ATCCTTCTTCCAGTCAGTGTGTGTATTAGGCTACTGTCTGCTGCCGTCCTGCTTGTCCCTCATCTTATGCCGTCTCATCCTCATTGCTCACCAGAACaggatcctcttcctcctcagatTTATAGTCACCTGCATTGGCTTTGCATGGGCAACTTTTG CGGCAATGGTCTTCTTAGGAGACAGCCAACCCAGCTCTCGCAAGACTCTAGCAGTATAtcctatatttctcttttacttcataATATCATGGCTCATCATTTCTCATTCCAATGTGTGA